In Hoeflea ulvae, one genomic interval encodes:
- a CDS encoding acyl-CoA dehydrogenase family protein: MNRTHVGDDVIAIGDSLIRFLEREVAPLEDANRQLLASERTIYDENGYFVEEVAALRRTVRMRSAEQGFYTMFGPEEIGGGGLGPVAAVYLNALLAEVAGPGRVLVHPVIVPSPFTNGLSPVLTSLGEDQRQQFLPGLASGDKTLCFALSEPDAGSDVFAMKSRAVRDGDDWVLTGTKQWITNGPYADYVMVFAVTDPDLATQRKGGITGFFVETASAGFSVVSTIPVMGHLGAEIGILSFDGVRVPDVQRLGEPGQGLKVAMNGVNTGRLGLSATCIGLARWALNQALDYAKVRKTFGKPIAEHQAVQILLAESALDIYSAETMLLDCATKLESGVRSIAETSMVKLHCTEAANRVFDRCIQVHGGMGLTNELRLEEGYRFTRSMRIPDGTSEIQRRTIARELLASGVNF, translated from the coding sequence ATGAACAGAACCCATGTCGGAGATGACGTCATCGCCATCGGTGACAGCCTGATCCGTTTCCTCGAACGCGAAGTCGCACCGCTGGAAGACGCCAATCGGCAGCTCCTGGCCAGCGAACGGACGATCTATGATGAGAACGGATACTTCGTCGAGGAGGTTGCGGCGCTCAGGCGCACGGTGCGGATGCGCTCGGCCGAGCAGGGTTTTTACACCATGTTCGGGCCTGAAGAAATAGGCGGCGGCGGACTCGGTCCGGTCGCGGCCGTCTATCTGAATGCGCTGCTGGCGGAAGTTGCGGGACCGGGACGGGTTCTGGTTCACCCCGTGATCGTGCCTTCGCCCTTTACCAACGGTCTGTCGCCGGTGCTGACCTCGCTCGGCGAGGATCAGCGGCAGCAGTTCCTGCCGGGCCTTGCCAGCGGTGACAAGACCCTGTGCTTCGCATTGAGTGAGCCCGATGCCGGCTCGGATGTGTTCGCGATGAAGTCGCGCGCGGTACGTGATGGAGATGACTGGGTCCTTACCGGGACCAAGCAATGGATCACCAATGGTCCTTATGCGGACTATGTGATGGTGTTCGCGGTGACCGATCCGGACCTCGCAACCCAGCGCAAGGGCGGGATCACTGGTTTCTTCGTAGAGACCGCCTCTGCCGGATTCTCGGTGGTTTCGACCATTCCGGTGATGGGGCATCTGGGCGCGGAAATCGGCATTCTCAGTTTTGACGGCGTACGGGTGCCCGATGTCCAGCGGCTCGGCGAGCCGGGGCAGGGGCTGAAAGTGGCGATGAACGGCGTCAACACCGGCCGGCTTGGACTGTCGGCAACCTGCATCGGGCTGGCGCGGTGGGCGCTCAACCAGGCGCTGGATTACGCCAAGGTGCGCAAGACCTTCGGCAAGCCGATCGCCGAGCACCAGGCGGTGCAGATCCTGCTGGCTGAAAGCGCTCTCGATATCTATTCGGCCGAAACCATGCTGCTCGACTGCGCGACAAAACTCGAAAGCGGGGTTCGTTCGATCGCCGAGACCTCGATGGTCAAGCTGCATTGCACCGAGGCGGCAAACCGGGTGTTCGACCGCTGCATCCAGGTGCATGGCGGCATGGGTCTGACCAACGAGCTGCGGCTCGAGGAAGGCTACCGGTTCACCCGCTCGATGCGGATTCCCGACGGAACCAGTGAAATACAACGCCGCACGATTGCACGGGAGCTGCTGGCTTCCGGAGTCAATTTCTGA